TGCTGGCACTCATCGTCACATCCACAGAGTTCCTCGACGACGGCCACCTGGCCGGCTTTGAGGGTTCGAAGACAGGTTGGTTGAAGTGGTTGCACGGTTGAGAATTACCTCGCATTCCTCAATTCTGATTGGGGTTTAGCAAGGACATGTTTGGCGAGTCAAACACAATGTTTGGCATGGCAAAAAAATAATTGCGGATATTGCGAGGTGTGAATATGGAAAATATGCTAAACGCCTTGATTTCAATTCTTTGTGTTGGCGTTCAGGAAATTCAGAATCTGTGTGCGACCGGTCTTCGTCGCCAAGAGCTCGCGAGCATAGCCCTTTTCCGGGATCAGTTGCTGCCGCAAATCCCGATTTCGGCTGCTGAGGGTTCGCAGCACGTTCACCGACGAGCTGTCCTGAGCGGACGCCAGGGCCAGGATCGGACGCCCCTGGATGTTCTTGAGTTCCGCCGCCAAGTCCAACCCGCGGTAAGTCGAGAGCGGACTAACAAGGATGAATCCATCCACGTGAGAAGCATTCTTCACGGCCGCGACTCCGCCGACGTTGCATCCGGTCCCGGCGCCAAGGACGAACAGCTTGTCCCTCTTGCCGTGGAATCCCTTCTGCTCCAGCCAGGCGATCGCCGCCTCAACATCCTTCGGCAGCCCAAGAAAATCATTCCCTTCCTTGCCTGCCTTGAACTTGGACTGATCGATCGTCTCGCCCTCCTCCGTCTTGGTGCTTTCACCCGTGCCGCGCAGGTCAAAGGACATGATCGAGTACCCGTTCGAGAGCAGGAAGCGCTCGAAGTCCGCAAAGTCGCGCCGCGTTCCGTTCTGCTGATGGACCAGAATCACGGTTCCTTTGTCGCCGCCGACAGCTCGGCCGTAAGTGCCATGCAGGATCACCCCATCCTCAGTGCGAAACTGAACTGAAGCGCGGGGGTCCGGCGCCCTGGGCTCGCGAACGACAGGCAACGGCTGATCCGGGGTCAGACC
This DNA window, taken from bacterium, encodes the following:
- a CDS encoding alpha/beta hydrolase, which codes for MKRFVLLIALVLVTLSAMAFPPVGNDKATTDSVRAFLGLTPDQPLPVVREPRAPDPRASVQFRTEDGVILHGTYGRAVGGDKGTVILVHQQNGTRRDFADFERFLLSNGYSIMSFDLRGTGESTKTEEGETIDQSKFKAGKEGNDFLGLPKDVEAAIAWLEQKGFHGKRDKLFVLGAGTGCNVGGVAAVKNASHVDGFILVSPLSTYRGLDLAAELKNIQGRPILALASAQDSSSVNVLRTLSSRNRDLRQQLIPEKGYARELLATKTGRTQILNFLNANTKN